A region of Prochlorococcus marinus subsp. pastoris str. CCMP1986 DNA encodes the following proteins:
- a CDS encoding class I SAM-dependent methyltransferase codes for MWLLKIFLKIILSRLPIKQKIFQKIGIFRNGGMNQVDYSKRIFFCHLEDLKSFKDFNEPVILEIGPGDGIATAIYSRVYNSPKVYLIDVEEFADTNISNYKDIIFSLKDEKNFQNINLSSLNTISDFLKEFNTSYLTNGIESFKKIENFSVDYIFSHSVMEHIRLSTLDEMIEEMNRVLKVGGLVSHNINYKDHLSDSLNNLRFSKRIWESNFFANSGFYTNRVPAVEMHKKFVESGFEIIYQNFGSWAKLPLKRKYIHKEFSKYTDKELNNCTSNFIAKKK; via the coding sequence ATGTGGCTTTTAAAAATATTTCTGAAAATAATACTTTCAAGATTACCAATTAAACAAAAAATCTTCCAAAAAATTGGGATCTTTAGAAATGGTGGAATGAATCAAGTTGATTACTCTAAAAGAATATTCTTTTGTCATTTAGAAGATTTAAAATCCTTTAAAGACTTTAATGAACCTGTGATATTAGAAATTGGACCGGGTGATGGTATTGCTACTGCTATTTATTCGAGAGTTTATAATTCACCTAAAGTATATTTAATTGATGTAGAGGAATTTGCTGATACTAATATCTCTAACTATAAAGACATCATATTTTCTTTGAAAGATGAAAAAAACTTTCAAAATATTAATTTATCATCACTTAACACTATTTCAGATTTTCTAAAAGAATTTAATACCTCTTACTTAACAAATGGTATAGAGAGTTTTAAAAAAATTGAAAATTTTTCAGTAGATTATATTTTTTCGCATTCTGTTATGGAACATATAAGATTATCAACATTAGATGAAATGATTGAAGAAATGAATAGAGTTTTAAAAGTAGGTGGTCTAGTGTCACACAACATAAATTACAAAGATCATCTTTCTGATTCATTAAATAATTTGAGATTCTCAAAAAGAATTTGGGAATCAAACTTTTTTGCTAATTCTGGATTTTATACAAACAGAGTTCCAGCAGTAGAAATGCATAAAAAATTTGTAGAATCTGGTTTTGAAATAATTTACCAAAATTTTGGATCATGGGCAAAATTACCTTTAAAAAGAAAATATATTCATAAAGAGTTCAGTAAATATACCGATAAAGAATTAAATAACTGTACTTCAAATTTTATTGCGAAAAAAAAATAG
- a CDS encoding class I SAM-dependent methyltransferase: MQEIDFMSSLHKSTKRDYLKRVNDTVYPKAKAAELAKKFDFDYWDGDRRICFGGYKYIPGRWSNVAKEMIDFYKLTNNSKILDIGCGKGYLLYEISLILPNAKLYGLDISKYAIDNAKEEIKNNLKIGNAINLPWEDNYFDFVYSLNSLHCLPAKDLYNSLIEMERVGKKDKYLCVESFRNEEEKANLLYWQVTCESFHNKDSWQWWFELTGYKGDYSFIYFE, encoded by the coding sequence ATGCAAGAAATTGATTTCATGAGTTCTCTTCATAAAAGCACAAAAAGAGATTATTTAAAGCGTGTTAACGACACTGTATACCCTAAAGCAAAAGCAGCAGAATTAGCCAAAAAGTTTGATTTCGACTACTGGGATGGAGATAGAAGAATATGTTTTGGAGGATATAAATACATTCCAGGAAGATGGTCAAATGTAGCAAAAGAAATGATCGATTTCTATAAACTTACAAATAATTCGAAGATTCTTGATATTGGATGTGGCAAGGGATATCTTCTTTACGAAATATCTTTAATCCTTCCAAATGCCAAATTATATGGATTAGATATTTCCAAATATGCTATCGATAATGCAAAAGAAGAAATTAAAAATAATCTTAAAATTGGGAACGCAATAAACCTTCCTTGGGAAGATAATTATTTTGACTTTGTTTATTCACTAAATTCTCTTCATTGTTTACCAGCAAAAGATTTATACAATTCTTTAATTGAAATGGAAAGGGTAGGTAAAAAAGATAAGTATCTTTGTGTAGAAAGTTTTAGGAATGAAGAAGAAAAAGCTAACCTTCTATATTGGCAAGTAACCTGCGAATCATTTCATAATAAAGATTCTTGGCAATGGTGGTTCGAATTAACTGGATATAAAGGAGATTATTCATTTATATATTTTGAATAA